In Deinococcus irradiatisoli, the genomic stretch GCCAGAGCGCACCGGCGGGGGGGGCGAGCGTATGACCCCTGCCCCGAACCGCCCGGCCCTGCATATCGAGAACCTGGAAGTGCGCTACGGCGCCTACACGGCGCTGCACCACGTCCGGCTCAGCGTCGCGCCCGGCGAGATCGTGGTGCTGCTGGGCGCCAACGGTGCCGGCAAGAGCACCCTCTTTCGCACGCTGGCGGGGTTGCAGCGCCCGGCCGCTGGGCAGGCCACCTACGGCGAGAGCCTCACCGGCGGGCGTCCCGAGAAGTGTGTGGCGCTGGGCGTGGCACTATGCCCGGAAGGCCGCCTGCTCTTCCCCGACCTGAGCGTCGAGAAGAATCTACGGCTGGGCGCCTTCTCGCACCGCCGGGACGCGGCCGGCAACGAAGCGCAGCTGGAGCGGGTCTACGAGCTGTTTCCCGACCTCGTCAAGAAAGCGTCCGACCCGGCCGGCAGCTTGTCCGGCGGCCAGCAGCAGATGGTGGCGGTGGGCCGCGCGCTGATGGCCCGCCCCAGCCTGCTGCTGCTCGACGAGCCGAGCCTGGGCCTGGCCCCGCTGGTGGTCGAGCAGGTGTTCTCGGCCATCCAGCGGGTCAACGAGAG encodes the following:
- a CDS encoding ABC transporter ATP-binding protein, with product MTPAPNRPALHIENLEVRYGAYTALHHVRLSVAPGEIVVLLGANGAGKSTLFRTLAGLQRPAAGQATYGESLTGGRPEKCVALGVALCPEGRLLFPDLSVEKNLRLGAFSHRRDAAGNEAQLERVYELFPDLVKKASDPAGSLSGGQQQMVAVGRALMARPSLLLLDEPSLGLAPLVVEQVFSAIQRVNESGVSVLLAEQNAYAALSIAHRGYVMENGKVTLEGPRDMLMNDDRVRSAYLGV